A window of the Gossypium arboreum isolate Shixiya-1 chromosome 2, ASM2569848v2, whole genome shotgun sequence genome harbors these coding sequences:
- the LOC128285214 gene encoding uncharacterized protein LOC128285214: protein MLSSFSIAECEKKKMSLEALNIRHFESLFRIGKSGIQIWIWGKSKWSISRLVLIIVVRDTRNVSGLKSRRLRAGNVSRLKSRRLHVENVSGLKSRRLRAGNVSGLKSCRLHVGNGLTTLTFLY from the exons atgctatcatctttctccatagctgaatgtgaaaagaaaaagatgagttTGGAAGCTTTGAATATTCGGCACTTTGAAAGCTTATTTCGG attggcaaaagtggAATTCAAATTTGGATCTGGGGAAAATCaaagtggtcgattagtcgtctcgttctgattatcgttgtccgag acactagaaatgtatccgggctaaagtcccgcaggcttcgtgctggaaatgtatccaggctaaagtcccgcaggcttcatgttgaaaatgtatccgggctaaagtcccgcaggcttcgtgctggaaatgtatccgggctaaagtcctgcAGGCTTCATGTTGGAAAT ggtttgactactctgacctttttGTATTag